One stretch of Streptomyces sp. 135 DNA includes these proteins:
- a CDS encoding histidine phosphatase family protein, translated as MPGSAVRHLYLARHGEATPDESRLTEGGRRQAVLLGERLRGVPLSAVQHGPLPRAEETARLIAGRLDGVPLHRSDAAGDYIPYMPCEDELPPESAESTLQRLGGFPEEERVGGPALARDALARFTGPAPGTEPRHELVVTHNFLIGWLVRDALDAPPWRWLGLNHCNAALTVIRYAPGRPASLLFYNDMRHLPPELRWTGFPPEFRACEPGGGDG; from the coding sequence ATGCCCGGGAGCGCCGTCCGTCACCTCTACCTCGCCCGGCACGGCGAGGCCACGCCCGATGAGAGCCGTCTGACGGAGGGCGGCCGTCGGCAGGCCGTGCTTCTCGGGGAGCGGCTGCGCGGCGTTCCTCTCTCCGCGGTCCAGCACGGGCCGCTGCCACGGGCCGAGGAGACCGCCCGGCTGATCGCCGGGCGGCTCGACGGCGTGCCCCTGCACCGCTCGGACGCCGCGGGTGACTACATCCCGTACATGCCGTGCGAGGACGAACTGCCCCCGGAGAGCGCCGAGTCGACGCTCCAGCGGCTCGGCGGGTTTCCCGAGGAGGAGCGCGTGGGCGGGCCCGCGCTCGCCCGTGACGCGCTGGCCCGCTTCACCGGCCCGGCGCCGGGCACCGAGCCGCGCCACGAACTGGTCGTCACGCACAACTTCCTCATCGGCTGGCTCGTCCGGGACGCCCTCGACGCCCCGCCGTGGCGCTGGCTCGGCCTCAACCACTGCAACGCCGCCCTGACCGTCATCCGCTACGCGCCGGGGCGGCCCGCCTCGCTGCTCTTCTACAACGACATGCGGCATCTGCCCCCTGAGCTGCGCTGGACCGGATTCCCGCCGGAGTTCCGCGCCTGCGAGCCGGGCGGCGGCGACGGCTAG
- the ispH gene encoding 4-hydroxy-3-methylbut-2-enyl diphosphate reductase, whose protein sequence is MPMTEKRQTVLAEPRGFCAGVRRAIGIVERALELHGAPVYVRKEIVHNHYIVSELEKRGARFVDSEAEVPEGAVCVFSAHGVSPAVRAASDDRRLEVIDATCPLVAKVHQEALRYAREGRTVLLVGHAGHEEIEGVRGEAPDRTVVIETVEDAERCALPDDTPVACLTQTTLSFDETARIVEALHRRFTDIVSPGSDDICYASQNRQNAVKELAAGCDLVLVVGSRNSSNSLRMVEVAREHGCAAHLVPDVGHLDERWLRGVRSVGVSSGASAPEILVRELVQRLAELGHDDVQVRRGAHEDVVFSMPGRLTDPVTGRIPRTPLADEAS, encoded by the coding sequence ATGCCCATGACGGAGAAACGGCAGACGGTCCTCGCCGAGCCCAGAGGGTTCTGCGCCGGGGTGCGCCGCGCCATCGGCATCGTGGAGCGCGCCCTGGAGCTCCACGGGGCCCCGGTGTACGTCCGCAAGGAGATCGTGCACAACCACTACATCGTGTCCGAGCTGGAGAAGCGCGGCGCCCGTTTCGTCGACAGCGAGGCGGAGGTCCCCGAGGGCGCCGTCTGCGTCTTCTCCGCGCACGGCGTCTCGCCCGCCGTGCGCGCCGCCTCGGACGACCGGCGCCTCGAAGTCATCGACGCGACCTGCCCGCTGGTGGCCAAGGTGCACCAGGAGGCACTGCGGTACGCGCGTGAGGGCCGCACGGTCCTGCTCGTCGGGCACGCCGGTCACGAGGAGATCGAGGGCGTCCGGGGCGAGGCACCCGACCGCACGGTCGTCATCGAGACCGTCGAGGACGCCGAGCGGTGCGCACTGCCCGACGACACCCCGGTCGCCTGCCTCACCCAGACGACCCTGTCCTTCGACGAGACGGCACGCATCGTCGAGGCGCTGCACCGCAGGTTCACCGACATCGTCTCGCCGGGCAGCGACGACATCTGCTACGCGAGCCAGAACCGGCAGAACGCGGTCAAGGAGCTGGCCGCCGGCTGCGACCTGGTGCTGGTCGTCGGCTCCCGCAACTCGAGCAACTCCCTGCGCATGGTGGAGGTGGCCCGCGAGCACGGCTGCGCGGCCCACCTCGTCCCCGACGTCGGCCACCTCGACGAGCGGTGGCTCCGGGGCGTGCGCAGCGTCGGCGTCAGCTCGGGGGCCAGCGCGCCGGAGATCCTGGTCCGCGAGCTGGTGCAGCGCCTCGCGGAGCTGGGCCACGACGACGTCCAGGTGCGGCGGGGCGCGCACGAGGACGTCGTCTTCTCCATGCCCGGACGGCTCACCGACCCGGTCACCGGCCGGATACCCCGCACCCCGTTGGCGGACGAGGCCTCATGA
- the ptlI gene encoding pentalenene oxygenase, translating into MVQQTAQTEQQTFVAGTAPGAAPFVGHAWQMMRRPLQFMSSLSTHGDLVKIRLGPTEAHVPTHPTLLRQVLTSDSDYDKGGIFYDRARDIAGNGLVTCPYADHRRQRRLMQSAFTRPQLKRYASAMHAEIETTAERWHDGVVVDAFPEMYGMALRTVGRTLYSTPVSKELADSVERAFDAVLKGLFRQMFLPAAVRKMPSPGNRRYRANLDYLHRTTQTLIDDYRRDGVDHDDLLSALLDSRDDDGGRLDDKEIHDQVITVMAAGTETVAATLTWIFYLLSKYPRIEERLYAEIDEVLGGRAPEFDDIARLELTDRIITETLRLYPPAWLFTRLTATDLDVAGLRLPAGSTVVFSPAAVALNTDAYPKERRFDPDRWLPDQVSPLARQAFMAFGTGARKCIGDLYARTEATLALATILGKWRVTCEPGVDVRPIPLATVYQPRRLRLRLTARTPGQ; encoded by the coding sequence ATGGTCCAGCAGACCGCCCAGACCGAGCAGCAGACCTTCGTCGCGGGCACCGCGCCCGGCGCCGCGCCCTTCGTCGGACACGCCTGGCAGATGATGCGCCGCCCGCTCCAGTTCATGTCGTCCCTGTCCACGCACGGCGACCTCGTGAAGATACGCCTCGGCCCCACCGAGGCCCACGTACCGACCCACCCCACCCTGCTCCGCCAGGTCCTGACCAGCGACAGCGACTACGACAAGGGAGGCATCTTCTATGACCGCGCCCGGGACATCGCGGGCAACGGCCTGGTCACCTGCCCCTACGCCGACCACCGGCGGCAGCGAAGGCTCATGCAGTCGGCCTTCACCCGCCCCCAGCTCAAGCGGTACGCCTCCGCGATGCACGCGGAGATCGAGACCACCGCGGAACGCTGGCACGACGGCGTGGTCGTCGACGCGTTCCCGGAGATGTACGGCATGGCGCTGCGCACCGTCGGCCGCACGCTGTACTCCACGCCCGTCAGCAAGGAACTCGCCGACAGCGTGGAGCGCGCCTTCGACGCCGTGCTGAAGGGGCTGTTCCGGCAGATGTTCCTGCCCGCCGCGGTACGCAAGATGCCGAGCCCCGGCAACCGCCGCTACCGCGCGAACCTCGACTACCTGCACCGCACCACCCAGACCCTCATCGACGACTACCGCCGCGACGGCGTCGACCACGACGACCTCCTGTCCGCCCTCCTCGACTCCCGCGACGACGACGGCGGCAGGCTGGACGACAAGGAGATCCACGACCAGGTCATCACCGTGATGGCGGCCGGCACCGAGACCGTCGCCGCCACCCTCACCTGGATCTTCTACCTGCTCTCGAAGTACCCGCGGATCGAGGAACGGCTGTACGCGGAGATCGACGAGGTCCTCGGCGGCAGGGCACCGGAGTTCGACGACATCGCGCGGCTCGAACTGACCGACCGGATCATCACCGAGACCCTGCGGCTCTACCCGCCCGCCTGGCTCTTCACCCGGCTCACCGCCACCGACCTGGACGTGGCGGGGCTGCGGCTGCCCGCGGGGAGCACCGTCGTGTTCAGCCCCGCGGCGGTGGCGCTCAACACCGACGCCTACCCCAAGGAGCGGCGGTTCGACCCCGACCGCTGGCTGCCCGACCAGGTCTCGCCCCTGGCGCGGCAGGCCTTCATGGCGTTCGGCACCGGCGCCCGCAAGTGCATCGGCGACCTCTACGCCCGCACCGAGGCGACCCTCGCGCTCGCCACCATCCTCGGCAAGTGGCGGGTCACCTGCGAACCCGGCGTCGACGTACGGCCCATCCCGCTGGCCACCGTCTACCAGCCGCGCCGGCTGCGCCTGCGCCTGACCGCCCGCACCCCCGGCCAGTAG
- the ptlA gene encoding pentalenene synthase: MPQDVDFSIPLPSRRSPDHARAEAEHIAWPRSFGLINTEAAAERHRKGGYADLAARFYPSTSGADLDLGVDLMSWFFLFDDLFDGPRGEDPRRTKELTDAVAAALDGPLPASAPLIAHGFADIWRRTCEGMSKEWCARSAQHWRNYFQGYVDEAAGRFDDTPCTSAREYLGMRRHTIGVQPTVDLAEATGHFEVPHRVFDSAVMSAMLRVAVDVNLMLNDIASLEKEEARGETNNMVFILMREHGWPRSRSIAYMQDEVRVRLEEFLLLESILPKVCDAFSLTADEREAVERYRLDAVRPVIRGSYDWHRSSGRYDAEFALAASRQGYLEELGSLR; encoded by the coding sequence ATGCCGCAGGACGTCGATTTCTCCATACCCCTGCCCAGCCGCCGCAGCCCCGACCACGCGCGCGCCGAGGCCGAACACATCGCCTGGCCCCGGTCGTTCGGGCTGATCAACACCGAGGCCGCGGCGGAGCGCCACCGCAAGGGCGGCTACGCCGACCTCGCCGCCCGCTTCTACCCCTCCACCAGCGGCGCCGACCTCGACCTCGGCGTCGACCTGATGTCCTGGTTCTTCCTCTTCGACGACCTCTTCGACGGTCCGCGCGGCGAGGACCCGCGACGGACCAAGGAGCTGACCGACGCCGTCGCCGCCGCCCTGGACGGCCCGCTGCCCGCCTCGGCACCGCTGATCGCCCACGGCTTCGCCGACATCTGGCGCCGTACCTGCGAGGGCATGTCGAAGGAGTGGTGCGCCCGCAGCGCCCAGCACTGGCGCAACTACTTCCAGGGGTACGTCGACGAGGCGGCCGGCCGCTTCGACGACACCCCCTGCACCTCGGCCCGCGAATACCTCGGCATGCGCCGCCACACCATAGGGGTGCAGCCCACGGTCGACCTCGCCGAGGCCACCGGGCACTTCGAGGTCCCGCACCGGGTGTTCGACAGCGCCGTGATGTCGGCGATGCTGCGCGTCGCCGTCGACGTCAACCTCATGCTCAACGACATCGCCTCGCTGGAGAAGGAGGAGGCGCGCGGCGAGACGAACAACATGGTCTTCATCCTCATGCGCGAGCACGGCTGGCCCAGAAGCCGCAGCATCGCGTACATGCAGGACGAGGTCCGCGTACGGCTGGAGGAGTTCCTGCTCCTGGAGAGCATCCTGCCCAAGGTCTGCGACGCCTTCTCCCTCACCGCGGACGAGCGGGAGGCCGTCGAACGCTACCGGCTCGACGCGGTACGCCCCGTCATCCGCGGCTCCTACGACTGGCACCGCTCCTCGGGGCGCTACGACGCCGAGTTCGCGCTGGCCGCCAGCCGCCAGGGCTACCTGGAGGAACTCGGCAGCCTCCGCTGA
- the ptlD gene encoding neopentalenolactone/pentalenolactone F synthase — MDVTPIPGSSFGAVVRGATISGDITPREIEEIWQALDEHLVIVFRGHDDPTDTQLMEFGRHFGHIPRTGLTNGASPEHNEILIISNIVENGRRIGVGEPEGMDWHTDYSFRPRVAQIGFLAAVELPVSGGGETAFTSTYGVYDSLPADVRESYRSYRARHALRSGYEDVIEEEYQGEVSLTAAGKAAGKAPEVQPEDGTSTVHPLIARNPRTGRRAVYANPLNTKRILELDPGASGAVLKELFARAGEPALTYTHTWQPGDLVMWDQLGTIHSRLPFDPAERRILRKVVTIFDDPAEPWREGGTA, encoded by the coding sequence GTGGACGTAACGCCCATACCCGGCTCGTCGTTCGGCGCCGTCGTGCGCGGCGCCACCATCTCGGGTGACATCACCCCGCGGGAGATCGAGGAGATCTGGCAGGCGCTCGACGAGCACCTCGTCATCGTCTTCCGGGGACACGACGACCCCACCGACACCCAGCTCATGGAGTTCGGCCGCCATTTCGGGCACATCCCGCGCACGGGACTGACCAACGGCGCGAGCCCCGAGCACAACGAGATCCTCATCATCTCCAACATCGTGGAGAACGGCCGCCGCATCGGCGTCGGCGAGCCCGAGGGGATGGACTGGCACACCGACTACTCCTTCCGCCCGCGCGTCGCCCAGATCGGCTTCCTCGCGGCGGTGGAGCTGCCGGTGAGCGGCGGCGGCGAGACGGCCTTCACCAGTACGTACGGCGTCTACGACTCGCTCCCCGCCGACGTGCGGGAGAGCTACCGCTCCTACCGCGCCCGCCACGCCCTGCGCTCCGGCTACGAGGACGTCATCGAGGAGGAGTACCAGGGCGAGGTCAGCCTCACGGCCGCCGGAAAGGCCGCCGGCAAGGCGCCCGAGGTGCAGCCCGAGGACGGCACCTCCACCGTCCACCCGCTGATCGCGCGCAACCCGCGCACCGGCCGCCGCGCCGTGTACGCCAACCCGCTCAACACCAAGCGGATCCTCGAACTCGACCCCGGGGCCAGCGGCGCCGTACTCAAGGAGCTGTTCGCCAGGGCCGGTGAGCCCGCGCTCACGTACACCCACACCTGGCAGCCCGGCGACCTCGTCATGTGGGACCAGCTGGGCACCATCCACTCCCGGCTGCCGTTCGACCCGGCCGAGCGCCGCATCCTGCGCAAGGTCGTGACCATCTTCGACGACCCGGCGGAGCCGTGGCGCGAAGGGGGCACCGCGTGA
- a CDS encoding polyprenyl synthetase family protein, with protein MTATPSSLHRVRDTLTPALRAALDRLDEESRRQAAYHFGWIDAAGAPACDGGGKAVRPALALLSAQAAGARPERGLPGAVAVELVHNFSLLHDDLMDGDEQRRHRRTVWSLYGASGAILTGDALLALAQEVLLECGQPTAAAAARLLSRATRELIRGQVQDMSFENRAHVTVEECVEMAAGKTGALLSASAAIGAVLAGAPVTVVDALALYGDQVGIAFQLIDDVLGVWGDPARTGKPVHNDLRTRKKSLPVAYALNQQGTSSVELAAWLSAPDEPDETELRRAADLVEEAGGRTWAVAEATRRLELGEAALRDAALDPAAREELIALGGFIVGRDM; from the coding sequence GTGACCGCGACACCGAGCAGTCTGCACCGGGTCCGCGACACGCTCACGCCCGCCCTGAGGGCGGCGCTCGACCGGCTCGACGAGGAGAGCCGCCGCCAGGCGGCCTACCACTTCGGCTGGATCGACGCCGCGGGCGCCCCGGCCTGTGACGGCGGCGGCAAGGCCGTACGGCCCGCGCTGGCCCTGCTCTCCGCCCAGGCGGCGGGGGCCCGGCCCGAGCGAGGACTGCCGGGCGCCGTGGCCGTCGAACTGGTCCACAACTTCTCGCTGCTGCACGACGACCTGATGGACGGCGACGAGCAGCGCCGCCACCGCCGCACCGTGTGGTCCCTCTACGGCGCATCGGGCGCGATCCTCACCGGCGACGCCCTGCTCGCGCTCGCCCAGGAGGTCCTCCTGGAGTGCGGGCAGCCGACCGCCGCCGCCGCGGCCCGGCTGCTCTCCCGCGCCACCCGTGAGCTGATCCGCGGGCAAGTGCAGGACATGTCGTTCGAGAACCGGGCGCACGTCACCGTCGAGGAGTGCGTCGAGATGGCCGCCGGGAAGACCGGCGCGCTGCTCTCGGCGAGCGCCGCGATCGGCGCGGTGCTCGCCGGCGCCCCGGTCACCGTGGTGGACGCCCTCGCGCTCTACGGCGACCAGGTCGGCATCGCCTTCCAGCTCATCGACGACGTACTCGGCGTCTGGGGCGACCCGGCCCGCACCGGCAAGCCGGTCCACAACGACCTGCGGACCCGCAAGAAGTCGCTGCCCGTCGCCTACGCCCTCAACCAGCAGGGCACCTCCAGCGTCGAACTCGCCGCCTGGCTCAGCGCGCCCGACGAGCCGGACGAGACCGAACTGCGCCGCGCCGCCGACCTCGTCGAGGAGGCGGGCGGCCGCACCTGGGCCGTCGCCGAGGCCACCCGGCGCCTGGAACTGGGCGAGGCGGCGCTGCGCGACGCCGCGCTCGACCCGGCCGCGCGCGAGGAACTCATCGCGCTCGGCGGCTTCATCGTGGGCCGCGACATGTAG
- a CDS encoding 1-deoxy-D-xylulose-5-phosphate synthase, with protein MNPSVEDITHIAAVPEATPDLLDFADPADLRALSPQDVRRLVPRIRRLLIDTVTRTGGHLGPNLGVVELSIALHRVFDSPRDRILWDTGHQTYVHKLLTGRGRDFATLRSTGGLSGYPSRAESDHDVIENSHASTALSWADGLARAHALRGLDDRAVVAVVGDGALTGGMAWEALNNIASADRPVIVVLNDNGRSYAPTVGALAVHLAELRAPGVPKSFFEGLGMGYLGPVDGHDVTALENVLRRAAGTGRPVVVHCVTEKGRGHAPALADDAERFHAVRARPRGDGAGSGGTGSGAGNGSGTGSGTDTGNGGAALSWTSVFGRELAEIGADRPDIVALTAAMPGPTGLTEFAARFPDRTVDVGIAEQHAVTAAAGLALGGMHPVVALYATFLNRAFDQLLLDTALHRAPVTLVLDRAGVTGDDGPSHHGMWDMSLLQLVPGLRLAAPRDAATLRRALREAVAVDDGPTAVRFPKGRTGEDVPAIDTIGGLDVLRRDPEAELLLVSVGAMAQTCLEAADLLAGHGHGVTVVDPRWVKPVPQALVELAATYRLVATVEDNGRAGGVGAAVTQALADAEVPTPVRNFGLPQSFLDHGSRADVLERCGLTGGHVAGALADTLVGRARRQPANAQPMARRPS; from the coding sequence ATGAACCCATCAGTCGAGGACATCACCCACATAGCAGCCGTCCCGGAGGCCACCCCGGACCTCTTGGACTTCGCGGACCCCGCGGACCTGCGGGCCCTGTCCCCGCAGGACGTACGGCGGCTGGTGCCCCGGATCCGCCGGCTCCTGATCGACACGGTCACCCGCACCGGCGGCCACCTGGGCCCCAACCTGGGGGTCGTGGAGCTGTCGATCGCCCTGCACCGGGTGTTCGACTCGCCCCGCGACCGCATCCTGTGGGACACCGGCCACCAGACCTACGTACACAAACTCCTGACCGGCCGCGGCCGCGACTTCGCCACCCTGCGCAGTACAGGCGGCCTCTCCGGCTACCCCTCCCGCGCCGAGTCCGACCACGACGTGATCGAGAACTCGCACGCCTCCACCGCCCTGTCCTGGGCGGACGGCCTGGCCCGCGCCCACGCCCTGCGCGGCCTCGACGACCGCGCCGTGGTGGCGGTCGTCGGGGACGGCGCGCTGACCGGGGGCATGGCCTGGGAGGCGCTGAACAACATCGCGTCCGCCGACCGCCCGGTGATCGTGGTGCTCAACGATAACGGCCGCTCCTACGCGCCCACGGTCGGCGCCCTCGCCGTCCACCTGGCCGAACTCCGCGCCCCCGGCGTCCCGAAGAGCTTCTTCGAGGGGCTCGGCATGGGCTATCTGGGGCCGGTGGACGGTCACGACGTCACCGCGCTGGAGAACGTGCTGCGCCGGGCGGCGGGCACCGGACGCCCGGTCGTCGTCCACTGCGTCACCGAGAAGGGCCGCGGCCACGCCCCGGCCCTGGCGGACGACGCGGAACGCTTCCACGCGGTCCGGGCCAGGCCGCGGGGTGACGGGGCCGGGAGCGGCGGGACCGGCAGCGGTGCCGGGAACGGGAGCGGGACCGGCAGTGGTACCGACACCGGGAACGGCGGTGCGGCGCTCTCCTGGACCTCGGTCTTCGGCCGGGAGCTGGCCGAGATCGGCGCGGACCGCCCGGACATCGTGGCCCTCACGGCGGCCATGCCGGGCCCGACCGGCCTGACCGAGTTCGCCGCCCGCTTCCCCGACCGCACCGTCGACGTGGGCATCGCCGAGCAGCACGCGGTGACCGCCGCGGCGGGCCTGGCACTGGGCGGCATGCACCCGGTGGTCGCCCTCTACGCGACGTTCCTCAACCGGGCCTTCGACCAGCTGCTCCTCGACACCGCCCTGCACCGCGCCCCGGTGACCCTCGTCCTGGACCGCGCGGGAGTGACCGGCGACGACGGCCCCTCCCACCACGGCATGTGGGACATGTCGCTGCTCCAGCTCGTACCGGGCCTGCGCCTGGCCGCGCCGCGCGACGCCGCCACCCTGCGCAGGGCACTGCGCGAGGCCGTGGCCGTCGACGACGGCCCGACCGCCGTCCGCTTCCCGAAGGGCCGTACGGGAGAGGACGTCCCGGCGATCGACACCATCGGCGGCCTCGACGTGCTGCGCCGCGACCCGGAGGCGGAGCTGCTGCTCGTCTCCGTGGGCGCGATGGCGCAGACGTGCCTGGAGGCCGCCGACCTCCTCGCCGGGCACGGCCACGGCGTGACGGTCGTCGATCCACGCTGGGTCAAACCGGTACCGCAGGCACTGGTGGAGCTGGCCGCCACCTACCGTCTGGTCGCCACCGTCGAGGACAACGGCCGTGCGGGCGGTGTCGGCGCGGCGGTCACACAGGCCCTCGCCGACGCGGAAGTACCCACGCCGGTACGGAACTTCGGCCTGCCGCAGAGCTTCCTCGACCACGGCTCACGCGCCGACGTCCTGGAGCGCTGCGGGCTGACGGGCGGACACGTGGCCGGGGCGCTGGCGGACACGCTCGTGGGGCGGGCGCGCCGGCAGCCGGCGAACGCACAGCCGATGGCACGGAGGCCGTCGTGA
- the ptlF gene encoding 1-deoxy-11-beta-hydroxypentalenate dehydrogenase, which produces MRFEVGAAVVTGAASGIGRSLSARLAREGARVVMTDVDGDGLACAARELTRDGADVSTFVADLVAEKAVEELAATAYERLGAVDVVCNNAGVVGPVGRPLWEVPLDEVRGVLDVNYWSHLYVARAFVPRLLAGGRPAHLVQTASMSAFVVGAGSAAYAASKHADLAVARSLRADLRGTPVRVSVLCPGRVDTPMTRGLVAPRDATGATTVGADEVARTVWDALGSDRFYLFTNADAADRIDAQYEDVRHHLEAEPPPPVTVNRPSTPPS; this is translated from the coding sequence ATGCGTTTCGAGGTGGGAGCGGCCGTGGTCACCGGGGCCGCGAGCGGCATAGGCCGCTCGCTCAGCGCCCGGCTGGCGCGAGAGGGCGCGCGCGTGGTGATGACGGACGTCGACGGCGACGGACTGGCCTGCGCCGCGCGGGAGTTGACGCGGGACGGTGCCGATGTCAGCACCTTCGTCGCCGACCTCGTAGCCGAGAAGGCGGTCGAGGAACTGGCCGCGACGGCGTACGAGCGGCTCGGCGCGGTCGACGTCGTGTGCAACAACGCCGGAGTCGTGGGGCCGGTGGGCCGGCCCCTGTGGGAGGTGCCCCTCGACGAGGTGCGCGGCGTCCTCGACGTGAACTACTGGTCGCACCTCTACGTCGCGCGCGCCTTCGTGCCGCGCCTCCTCGCCGGCGGGCGCCCGGCCCACCTCGTGCAGACCGCGTCCATGTCGGCGTTCGTCGTCGGCGCGGGCTCCGCCGCCTACGCGGCGTCCAAGCACGCGGACCTCGCCGTGGCACGCAGCCTGCGGGCCGATCTGCGCGGGACGCCGGTGCGGGTCTCCGTACTGTGCCCCGGGCGGGTCGACACCCCCATGACGCGCGGCCTGGTGGCGCCGCGCGACGCGACCGGGGCCACCACGGTCGGCGCCGACGAGGTGGCGCGGACGGTGTGGGACGCACTCGGCTCCGACCGCTTCTACCTCTTCACCAACGCCGACGCGGCGGACCGCATCGACGCCCAGTACGAGGACGTACGGCACCACCTGGAGGCGGAACCACCACCGCCGGTCACCGTCAACCGGCCGTCGACACCGCCCAGCTGA
- the ispG gene encoding flavodoxin-dependent (E)-4-hydroxy-3-methylbut-2-enyl-diphosphate synthase, which translates to MPSVPPTLAERRVSRRIEVGSVPVGGGAPVSVQSMTTTRTSDVGATLQQIAELTASGCQIVRVACPTQDDADALATIARKSQIPVIADIHFQPKYVFAAIDAGCAAVRVNPGNIKQFDDKVKEIAKAAGDAGTPIRIGVNAGSLDRRLLEKYGKATPEALVESALWEASLFEEHGFRDIKISVKHSDPVVMVNAYRQLAAQCDYPLHLGVTEAGPAFQGTVKSAVAFGALLSEGIGDTIRVSLSAPPAEEVKVGIQILESLNLRQRRLEIVSCPSCGRAQVDVYKLAEEVTAGLGGMEVPLRVAVMGCVVNGPGEAREADLGVASGNGKGQIFVKGEVIKTVPESKIVETLIEEAMKIAAQMENGGLPSEGPEVIVV; encoded by the coding sequence ATGCCGTCCGTACCGCCCACGTTGGCGGAGCGTCGTGTCTCGCGGCGTATCGAGGTGGGTTCGGTGCCGGTGGGCGGGGGTGCGCCGGTGTCGGTGCAGTCGATGACGACGACGCGTACGTCGGATGTCGGGGCGACGTTGCAGCAGATCGCGGAGCTGACGGCGTCGGGCTGCCAGATCGTGCGGGTGGCGTGCCCGACGCAGGACGACGCGGACGCGCTGGCGACCATCGCGCGGAAGTCGCAGATCCCGGTCATCGCGGACATCCACTTCCAGCCGAAGTACGTCTTCGCGGCGATCGACGCGGGCTGCGCGGCGGTCCGGGTCAACCCCGGCAACATCAAGCAGTTCGACGACAAGGTCAAGGAGATCGCGAAGGCGGCGGGGGACGCGGGGACGCCGATCCGCATCGGTGTCAACGCGGGTTCGCTCGACAGGCGGTTGCTGGAGAAGTACGGCAAGGCGACGCCGGAGGCTCTGGTGGAGTCCGCGCTGTGGGAGGCGTCGCTCTTCGAGGAGCACGGGTTCCGGGACATCAAGATCTCGGTGAAGCACAGCGATCCGGTGGTGATGGTGAATGCCTACCGCCAGCTGGCCGCCCAGTGCGACTACCCCCTGCACCTCGGCGTGACGGAGGCGGGCCCGGCTTTCCAGGGGACGGTCAAGTCGGCAGTGGCCTTTGGGGCGTTGTTGAGTGAGGGCATCGGCGACACGATCCGGGTGTCCCTGTCGGCACCGCCCGCCGAGGAGGTCAAGGTCGGCATCCAGATCCTGGAGTCCCTCAACCTCCGCCAGCGCCGCCTGGAGATCGTCTCCTGCCCGTCCTGCGGCCGCGCCCAGGTCGACGTCTACAAGCTGGCCGAAGAGGTCACCGCCGGTCTGGGGGGCATGGAGGTGCCGCTGCGGGTGGCGGTGATGGGCTGCGTCGTCAACGGCCCCGGCGAGGCCCGTGAGGCCGACCTCGGCGTCGCCTCCGGCAACGGCAAGGGGCAGATCTTCGTCAAGGGTGAGGTCATCAAGACCGTCCCGGAGTCGAAGATCGTGGAGACCCTCATCGAAGAGGCGATGAAGATCGCCGCCCAGATGGAGAACGGCGGCCTGCCCTCCGAGGGGCCCGAGGTCATCGTCGTCTGA